TTTTACCTAAAACAATGTAAATCATGCGCTGCGTGCCCTCGATATGGGTGGTGTGGTGTGCTTCCAGCAACAGCGCCTGCCGGCTCATGCGTCCGATCCAATCCTCTGACAGCGTGGCCGCCTCCAGAAACCCTCGGGCACGTTCGATGAACGTGAGCGCGCCGGTGATCGGATTCGTGATGGTGAAGCGCGGGGCGAAGGACATGGCTACAGTTCTCCCCGAAAGGCGCGGTGCTGGAGGGAGGCGAAGAGCATGTTGTACTCATGAATGGCACGACGCCCCACGATCTTGCAGCGTTCGATGGCGTCGATCCGACGAGTAAACTTTCGCTGAAGCTCAATGCCTGGATTTGGAACCTCTAAAGCTCTCAAAATCTCTAGATTGATGTTCTTCTGAGCGGACTCTGGCGCCTTTTTTTCCAGGATTTTTTGTAAGAACGAGAGCCACAGCCGTACAAACTCAACGGTCGCCCTCTCTTCAGCTCTGAATCCCACCACACTATCGGGAAAACAGGCATCGAAAGTAAGAATGCCTGTCTTGGCGATATTCGCTGCAATCGTGATACACAGTGTGCCAGCTGGCCATAGTCTGCTTTGTCGTAGACCGATATCTGAGTATGTAGCTGAATAGGTGCGAATATATCCATCGCAGTTCGCAACGTCACCGGTCTGAACAAATGGGTACGGCCCACCTAACAACTCAGGCGCATTCCGAGGGCGGTGCTTGGAGACTCCGCGCTCAACGGCTCCCAAGTCATTGAGCGGCCTGAGGTCCCACGAGCGAGTGTTGGCGATGGGATCGCCGAACATGTCGAGGAAGATGGATTGGGTGAGGCGGTCGAGCTTGGCGATGGCGGTTCGGCGTTTGGCCCGCAGCTCGTCCGCCTTGTCCATGATCGCCGCTATCCGCCGCTGTTGATTTAACGGCGGAAGAGGAACTTTGACACTGGTCAAACTTTCTCGTGTTATTTGAGGCTGTGCCGTTCCCGTAATTGCCTTACCAAGGCCATGATTGCGTAGTGCGTAAACCAAGAATTTCAGATCAACCCGAGCTTCGTCGAGATCGTCGAGAGCCATCGAATTGCCAGTGACATACGATTTTGCCTCACACACATTAATCGCTCCACAGGTTGCTCCACGACATGTAATCAAAACCGTCGGCTTCTCATGATTAAACTCATTGTAAAAACCTATTTTCCCGTTCGCGCCGTAGACCGGATAGCCATTTTCCGTAAATGCATTTTGAGGAATAGTGGGCCACTGCTTCGGATTGCAGAAACTGTAGAGCGAAGCCTCGGTCCACGTTTTGAGGTCACTATCCACTAAAGCATCCCCTCCAGCTCCTTCATCCCCTGCTGAATCTCCTGCTCCAGCTTCGCCAGCTCGGCAAGAATCTCTTTCGGCGGGCGGTGCTCGATTGCCTTGTGCACCACTTCCTTGTAGCGGTTGAGCGAGAGGTCGTAACCCTGCGCGGCGATGTCGGCCTTGGGCACGCAGAAGCTCTGTGCGGTGCGCGGCCGTTCTTGCTCGTTGCCGTCTCGCTGCGCCCAACGCGCTAGGATGTCAGGCAGATTGTTCTTTGCCTGCTCATCTTCAGTCAGCGCCGTCTTCGGGACCGGGCCGAGCTTGTCCTCTGACAGGAGC
This genomic stretch from Fimbriimonadaceae bacterium harbors:
- a CDS encoding restriction endonuclease subunit S, with protein sequence MDSDLKTWTEASLYSFCNPKQWPTIPQNAFTENGYPVYGANGKIGFYNEFNHEKPTVLITCRGATCGAINVCEAKSYVTGNSMALDDLDEARVDLKFLVYALRNHGLGKAITGTAQPQITRESLTSVKVPLPPLNQQRRIAAIMDKADELRAKRRTAIAKLDRLTQSIFLDMFGDPIANTRSWDLRPLNDLGAVERGVSKHRPRNAPELLGGPYPFVQTGDVANCDGYIRTYSATYSDIGLRQSRLWPAGTLCITIAANIAKTGILTFDACFPDSVVGFRAEERATVEFVRLWLSFLQKILEKKAPESAQKNINLEILRALEVPNPGIELQRKFTRRIDAIERCKIVGRRAIHEYNMLFASLQHRAFRGEL